GTGATGGTGAGGATTCCAAGGGTTAGACACAAAACTGGTTAAACTGAACTAGGTGACTGTTACCTTGCGTGTGTTGtggccaaaccaccaccaaaaacctCATGCTGTGATGTAAGTACTTAGTGTAAACTAGTTAAACGTTTTTGTAAACTGTAGAAATGCATGTAATCAGTTAAGTTTTATCTTTTACAATGTTCTGTAAAGTAAAACTTAGCAAGGTGAATCTAATAAGGAGCAGTCACTCTCTAACAGATGGTAGGAAAACACAGACTTGTAGGATTTTTAGTCTGTTGTGATTTGCCATTTAAATATAGCTCAtggcaaagaaaaagagaaaaaaaaaaacattgcaaAAGTTTTATTTGGAGgcttagagagaaaaaaaaaaaatgagcaatGCAAGTCCTACTCCAGTAAATAATAACTGTTTGACTAACTTTCTCAGAACGTTGTTTCCCCTCTGCTAACTTTGTTTCTTTGCACCATCAAggtgggggtggtggaggcTATAGCAGCCGGAGGCAATCTGGAAGAGATAAATACGGACCCCCCGTGCGTACAGAGCACAGGCTGATTGTTGAGAACCTTTCCAGTCGCTGTAGTTGGCAGGATTTAAAAGTAGGTATTGATCTCTAGTGCACCTCTTATCTTaagggggaagcagcagcttgcttttTTCAGCTGACATGGACCTGTTGTCCTaagtgggaagcagcagcttgcttcTTCCTTGATCTCTCATGGACCTGTTGTCCTAAGTGGGAAGCAGCACCTTGCTTCTTCCTTGATCTCTCATGGACCTGTTGTCCTaagtgggaagcagcagcttgcttcTTCCTTGATCCCTCATGGACCTGTTGTCCTaagtgggaagcagcagcttgcttcTTCCTTGATCCCTCATGGACCTGTTGTCCTatgtgggaagcagcagcttgcttcTTTGATCCTTCATGGACCTGTTGTCCTaagtgggaagcagcagctttctTCCTTGGTCTCTCATGGACCTGTTGTCCTAAGTAGGAAGCAGCACCTTGCTTCTTCCTTGATCTCTCATGGACCTGTTGTCCTaagtgggaagcagcagctttctTCCTTGATCCCTCATGGACCTGTTGTCCTaagtgggaagcagcagctttctTCCTTGATCCCTCATGGACCTGTTGTCCTaagtgggaagcagcagcttgcttcTTCCTTGATCTCTCATGGACCTGTTGTCCTaagtgggaagcagcagcttgcttcTTCCTGGATCTCTCATGGACCTGTTGTCCTAAGTaggaagctgcagcttgctTCTTTGATCCTTCATGGACCTGTTGTCCTAAGtaggaagcagcagcttgcttcTTTGATCCTTCATGGACCTGTTGTCCTAAGtaggaagcagcagcttgcttcTTTGATCCTTCATGGACCTGTTGTCCTaagtgggaagcagcagcttgcttcTTCCTGGATCTCTCATGGACCTGTTGTCCTAAGTaggaagctgcagcttgctTCTTTGATCCTTCATGGACCTGTTGTCCTAAGtaggaagcagcagcttgcttcTTTGATCCTTCATGGACCTGTTGTCCTAAGtaggaagcagcagcttgcttcTTTGATCCTTCATGGACCTGTTGTCCTAAGtaggaagcagcagcttgcttcTTTGATCCTTCATGGACCTGTTGTCCTAAGtaggaagcagcagcttgcttcTTCCTTGATCCCTCATGGACCTGTTGTCCTaagtgggaagcagcagcttgcttcTTCCTTAATCCCTCATGGACCTGTTGTCCTaagtgggaagcagcagcttgcttcTTCCTTGATCCCTCATGGACCTGTTGTTCTaagtgggaagcagcagcttgcttcTTCCTTGATCTCTCATGGACCTGTTGTTCTaagtgggaagcagcagcttgcttgTTACATGTTTGCTTTGGGGTATAAAATCAGCCTCACTAAGTTGCtttttgctatttttttcctctgtatgtttttctttctgtttgaaTTTCTGTCTGTTACAAAACTTTCCCAGTAGCTTAaaaagttgtgatggtttgggtgttacttcccccccttcagaaatcacccagactagactcagccaagctggaaattaaagaatgaagctttctattcacagcttagcacaagatacaagcaaatagttacaatatttacagctgtagacagtgatagacaagttaaaaaagtaatggagaaacacagcagccctcccagaaaccagagtccccaggaggggctctcaaccacctttccacccctctaccttatcccagactttgccttacgttcagggtgagtttggaggatcagccaggggggttaggaagcaaaaggattagttATACAGACAACTGggtagggagagaagtgcaggcagccagagccagagagagcagctctgttacctgtatttgtttgttggttttgtacatctcagcaagcctatgcaGATGTCAGcactggttccttttcacagcctaattCCTCTccctaaaatatcccagctaagcTCAAACTATCACAGATGTAGATGGTTTAGACATAAATAGAAGTGGTTTAATTAACATAGGTGCTGGTACAGCCTTGAGCAGAAGTAAAGTtgcagctgccaggcacagctgtTAGCTATGAAGAGGCCAAGGTAaagattcatagagtcatagaatcagtcaggattggaaaggaccataaggatcatctagttccagtccccctgccatgggcacagaccccctaccctaggtcagatTTACAcatcagggtcagaagggacctcaagcatcatttacttccaacccccctgccatgggcagggacacctcccactacaacaggttgctcaaggcctcatccagcctggtcctgaacacctccctgggcaacctgtgccagtgtctccccaccctcaacctgtgccactgtctcaccacccatccagcctggccaggtccctctgcagggctctcctcccctccaacagctccacacctgctcctagcttggtgtcagtttgcccagagccacatccaaggttggagcttccaccacctccctgggcaacctgtgccacagtctcagcacccttatggtgaagctGGCAAGAGATATCAACAAGAGGCTGTAATACTGCTGGACAATGAGAAAGTGACAGCAGAGACAAAGTAGTAAATTTCACTTTATTTTAGTGATTCCATGCATATGTAAACCATTTCCCAGACCTTTAATGACCATTTCTCACTCTAGCTGTATGTAAAGCACAGAGAGACCACTCTTGGGTATGCAGACTGGGAGTGGTGACCCTTTCACATAGGTGTCCTTAATAAAGCAGTGCCTAGGCCTAATTCATGtggtcacagaatgggctgggctggaagggacctccagagctcatctagtccaaccccctgcactcagcagggatatcctccactagagcaggttacccacagccctgtccagcctcacctggaacatccccagggctgggcctcaggcacctcctggggcagaacttgttcctcacatccaatctccatctgctctgctctggtttgcagccattgcccttgtcctgtccctgcagccctttgggcacagtctctgcagcctgctcctagGTCCTCtctcaggtactggcaggctgctctaacatctccctggagccttctgtccatgccacacacccccagctccttcagcctgtccttgtagcagagctgctccagtcccctgagCATTCTTGTGGCCTCTGTATCCTCTCCATCAGGCCCATACTCTGTAGTGAGGGATGCAGGTGAGAATGCAGCactctaggtgaggtctcactagagcagaatcacctctttgAATCTGCTGGCTtcgggtgcagcccaggctgtgactTGCATTCTGGGCTAATTGCTATCAGCTGTTAGGTTTTGATATGCCTGTGTCAGGTAGAAGTAATTGAGGCCCGTTTGTGGCCGAATGCTTTGCACACTCTTAGTGCTTCCTGTGCTTGTTTGTCTGAAGCTCATGCACCTGCAGAACATCTGCCTGTGGAAGGCTGAGCTAATTGTTCCTTTCCTCCCCAAAGGATTTCatgaggcaggctggggaggtaaCCTATGCAGACGCTCACAAAGAGCGTACAAACGAGGGAGTGATCGAGTTCCGCTCCTACTCCGACATGAAGCGtgccctggacaagctggatggCACAGAGATCAATGGAAGGAAGATCAGGCTGGTTGAAGACAAGCCAAGGTCAAGCCACAGGCGCTCTTACTCTGGCAGCAGGTCAAGGTAACTTGTCACAGACTCACtgaatgggaggggttggaagggacctccacagatcggagtttaaccttgctgccagagcagggtcacccagggtagggcacacaggaacacagcctggTGGAGcttgagaaggagactccacagccttcctgggcagcctgctccagggctccagcacctttacaataaagaattttctccttatgttgaggggGAACCTCTTAGGTTCCAGTTGGTgtccgttgctccttgtcctggcacaggacaccactgaacagagcctggcacctgcttCTGGACACCCACTTATATGTTTGCAACCATTGGGCAGATCTCTCAAGCTGCTCTTACCAAACTAATTAGCTCCAGGGCCGTCAGCCCTTCTCACACAGACATTCCAGTCTCTTCATCACCCCTGTcctccttgaactggggagcccacagctggccccagaTACCAGCTGtggtttcaccagggcagagtagaagcaCAGGAAAActtcctttgacctgctggagacatGTCATGATGTCTTTGCTTTGAGAGCAGGAATGGTTGTGGGTGTCTGTGCCTGCAGTAGTTCCCTTCAGTTGGTACTTCAGGAACGGGACGATGCAGAACAGTCAGGTTGAGCGTTTCTTGGCGTGTGGAACGTGAGCTGTTGAGTGCAGGTGGATTTATGTGTGTGTTCATGTGGCCAGTCTCCTCACAAgttcttcagcagctctgagctggtacagcagggcacagcagccatAGCAGTGACCTGCTGCACTTGGCATGTTTCTAGGTCACGCTCTAGAAGACGATCCAGGAGCAGGAGTCGCAGGAGTCGGAGCAGCCGCAGCAGGTCCCGGAGCGTCTCCAAAAGCAGATCGAGGTGAGCGGTGCgctgtgtgctgctctttgtggtggatgtggaagctgctggcaggcttCTGCACTTGCAGGTCCTGAGGAATAAAAGCTGGCTCGGTTTTGTTCTCTTTGAAGGTCCAAGTCCAGGTCCCGAAGCAAAGATCGCTCCCGGTCTAGATCCAAAAGCAGGAAGTCCAGATCCAAGAGCAAATCCAAAGCCAAGTCTGACCGGGGCTCCCGCTCCCACAGCAGATCCAAGGAGAAGTCAGAGAAGTCTCGCTCCAGATCCAGGTCCAGGTCTCGGTCTCCCAAAGAAAATGGTAAAGGAGATGCTAAGTCTAAGTCCAGGTCAAGGAGTAGGTCCCGTTCCAActctccacagcagcagccatctGCCAAGGCTCGCTCAGAGTCGCCACCCAAAAGAGCTGCGTCAAGGTCCCGCTCCAGATCCCGTTCAAAATCTCGCTCAAGATCAAGATCTAGCTCAAGAGATTAAGAGCagacctctcctcctcccttgcaCACTGTCACAGAACATTTTCCTACTTGTCAGGCCATTAGTGTTATGTTAGTACTTCAGAagctgggggttgttttctCTTGCAGGAGCGGATGGCCTAAGAACTAAGTCACGAGGCTTAAAAGGTTTCCTTTGTATCCCAGTTTGGCCAGGCTGAGGTGGGATGGTtggtaacaaaaaaaaatccccttttTGTAGAAATCCAGCTCAAGAGTTTGATTTTATAGCATTTCTGCAGGAGTAACTTCCCTACTCTTCAGTGCAAAGTGGTttttatattaaaaataaactgAATCTAAAGAGGCTTCACTCTGGGCTTTTTTGAAGCATCATTTCTTCAGGGCTTGGGGTGGGGGCTTTGCCCTGGGCTTATGCTTCCCGTGGGTGTAGGGCTCTGGCTGTCAGGAGCTGCATAGCAttgccctgctgggcagctcacATAACTTCTCTTTGTTCgtgggagcaggctgcaaaTTAGATCCGTGGGTAGCCACTAGGAAGATTTTTAGACCAGCAATAAACTCGAGGTATGAGTTGTGTCTTGCCAAAAGAacattcccccccctccccgtgcTGTGGCTGCCTTCAGGGTACTCTGGAACCTCTCCCATATGGCATTGATCAAAACTCCAACAACTCACACTTGAAAGAATTGAAAGCTTCCTCACTTGTCGTTTTCTTGTGCTTGGATCTCAAGTGTCACTGTCAGACTGGTCTCAGGGTGTGCTCTGAGTCACTGCTAGGTCATGGTCAGCCTCTGGTTACCTATTGGACATGAAAAGTAGGTAAAGAAAACTCTCCCCTCCTTTTGTCAGTGTTTTGATGCAGACTGGGAGATGGCTAaagccttctcctgtcactctgAGCCTTACTGGCCACGGAACAAACAAAGGCTTTGCTAAACCACAGTTGCCAACTCACTTCTGGTGGGATAGTGCTcgtccccccaccccctccacacCTCCCCTTTCTAGCTACATTGGGGTTTGTAACATGCAATAGCAAACGCTAGAGCTGCCTTGTACTCTTTATACAACTGTACTTGACTTGTATACAATTAAACTGCCGACTCCAACTCGTGTGCTCCTTGCAGTCTGCGACTCAAACTGCTGCGGTCCTTGCAGCCTCACGGGGTTCCTACTGCGCCTCTTCTGCCACAGAGGTCACAGCGACCCTGCTTAAGCTTCTTAGCTGTAGCCACACCAGTCAGGCGCTGTTGTGTGTCTctgtccctccctctctctgcaccactcggctctgctctctctgtctctctctgcaccactcaggctctgctctctctctctctctctctctctctctctctctctctctgcaccactcaggctctgctctctctctctctctgcaccactcaggctctgctctctctctctctctctgcaccactcaggctctgctctctctctctctgtctctgcaccactcaggctctgctctctctctctctctctctctctctgcaccactcaggctctgctctctctctctctctctctgcaccactcaggctctgctctctctctctctctctctgcaccactcaggctctgctctctctctctctctctctctgcaccactcaggctctgctctctctctctctctgcaccactcaggctctgctctctctctctctctctgcaccactcaggctctgctctctctctctctctgcaccactcaggctctgctctctctctctctctctctctctctgcaccactcaggctctgctctctctctctatctctctctgcaccactcaggctctgctctctctctctctctctctgcaccactcaggctctgctctctctctctctctctctctctctctctaccactcaggctctgctctctctctctctgcaccactcaggctctgctctctctctctctctctctaccactcaggctctgctctctctctctctctctctgcaccactcaggctctgctctctctctctctgcaccactcaggctctgctctctctctctctctctctctgcaccactcaggctctgctctctctctctctctgcaccactcaggctctgctctctctctctctctgcaccactcaggctctgctctctctctctctctgcaccactcaggctctgctctctctgtctctctctctgcaccactcaggctctgctctctctctctctctgcaccactcaggctctgctctctctgtctctctctctgcaccactcaggctctgctctctctctctctctctctctctctctctgcaccactcaggctctgctctctctctctttgccgtgagtgctgctgctctcctccacgCAGaagagctgagagccctggagctgtttggcctCAAGAGGACTGGGAGAAGATCATCtctgtctataaatatctgaggggtgggtggcaggatgaaggtgccaggcttgtggtggtgcccagtggcaggatgaggattggtgggtacaagctggaacccaggatgttgcacctcaacatgaggtgaATCTTCattggtgtgaggatgctggagccctgaagcaggctgccaaagaggttgtggagtgtccttctctggggaccTTCAAgccccagctggatgtgttgctgtgctcTGGTTGGGGCAATcagggaggcaggaattatacaGTATGCCTGgcaagccctgcccacagctctatACAAATGAGTTACATTTGGGTTCTAACTGGGTCAGGGAAACCTTCCCAAGGCTGCTCATGGGCACTTCATTCAGTTAGGAGAATCAGGAAAAGGTTTGACCAGgcaatggctttgtctgccttacaaacaggcagcctgcagccctggggcaaTCTGTGCTGCTCACTTTGGGGGAGTAGACACTTCCTGAcagtccctggctcctctgtggcACTGTTGGAACTGCTCGGcccttgagaggcttccagatcaccccaggctgctggcaaagaggcagaggatctctgacctgatcctggtgctcttggcatggaggtttgcagctgtgcagagagcaccatggcaGAGGCACTTCTCACCACGgcgtgaggcacttagtgcctgctgctggaaacttgaggcacttaactctccaggtagttcaagcccaaaacatcagggctaagctggtcagAAGCACCAGGCAGAGCAaaacacattgtccaagagcagtgaggcaggggcagcacacagggaggcagagcagggaggcagcagcagcacacatcgaggcagagcagggaggcaaaagcctggttccagcctcctggctctcacctgcacagctttagagCCATgcatgagggcagccctcaggctcctgct
The window above is part of the Pogoniulus pusillus isolate bPogPus1 chromosome 29, bPogPus1.pri, whole genome shotgun sequence genome. Proteins encoded here:
- the SRSF6 gene encoding serine/arginine-rich splicing factor 6; this translates as MPRVYIGRLSYHVREKDIQRFFSGYGRLLEVDLKNGYGFVEFEDSRDADDAVYELNGKDLCGERVIVEHARGPRRDRDGYSYSSRSGGGGGYSSRRQSGRDKYGPPVRTEHRLIVENLSSRCSWQDLKDFMRQAGEVTYADAHKERTNEGVIEFRSYSDMKRALDKLDGTEINGRKIRLVEDKPRSSHRRSYSGSRSRSRSRRRSRSRSRRSRSSRSRSRSVSKSRSRSKSRSRSKDRSRSRSKSRKSRSKSKSKAKSDRGSRSHSRSKEKSEKSRSRSRSRSRSPKENGKGDAKSKSRSRSRSRSNSPQQQPSAKARSESPPKRAASRSRSRSRSKSRSRSRSSSRD